The nucleotide sequence ttttgtatatgtatatactgTCTAACAGTTGGTTTTATAATCATGACAATGGTGGTATAATTAGGACTCAAACGATGTGGAAAGAGTTGTAGACTGCGATGGGCTAACTATTTGAAACCTGATATCAAGAGAGGAGAGTTTAGCTACGAGGAGGAACAGATTATCATCATGCTTCACGCTTCTCGCGGCAACAAGTAAAAATGCTTCTAGCTTGTCAAACTCCACACAATAAGTGTAATTTAGCACATATATTAAAGTTTGGATATTATTCTTCTTAATAGGTGGTCGGTCATAGCGAGACATTTACCCAAAAGAACAGACAACGAGATCAAGAACTATTGGAACACGCATCTTAAAAAACGTCTTACCGATCAGGGAATCGATCCCGTCACCCACAAGCCACTTGCCTCTAACCCTAATCCAGGCACGCCCAAGACTTCTGATCCCAACGATGATGAACAATCGCAATCAGGTTCGATGTCTCCAAAgtctcttcctccttcttcaaACTCCAACAATCTACATCATGAGACAAGCAGCAGTGATGAGACACCGAGACACGGTGCTTCCTTGACCTCCAAGAAACACTTGTTTAAGAGGTCAAGTTCTACATCAAAAGTGTTAAACAAAGTTGCAGCTAGGGCTGCTTCCATTGGAAATATTTTATCAGCCTCCATGGAAGGAACCTTGATCAGCTCTACATCCTTGTCTCCTCCATGTCTCAATGATGACTTTTCCGATACTAGTCAACTTCAGATGGACGAGTATGATCCATTCTCTCTGCCATCCGAACACATTATTCCCGATGATATCAGCATGAACACTGAACTCAACAATTCCGCATACGATTTCTCGCAGTTTCTTGAGCAGTTTGGTAACAACGAAGGCGACAAC is from Camelina sativa cultivar DH55 chromosome 20, Cs, whole genome shotgun sequence and encodes:
- the LOC104768979 gene encoding transcription factor MYB29-like, which produces MSRKPCCVGEGLKKGAWTAEEDKKLISYIHEHGEGGWRDIPQKAGLKRCGKSCRLRWANYLKPDIKRGEFSYEEEQIIIMLHASRGNKWSVIARHLPKRTDNEIKNYWNTHLKKRLTDQGIDPVTHKPLASNPNPGTPKTSDPNDDEQSQSGSMSPKSLPPSSNSNNLHHETSSSDETPRHGASLTSKKHLFKRSSSTSKVLNKVAARAASIGNILSASMEGTLISSTSLSPPCLNDDFSDTSQLQMDEYDPFSLPSEHIIPDDISMNTELNNSAYDFSQFLEQFGNNEGDNIQDLLMSDVSSPSVDECDIMQNITEWSNYLVEDSDFNRDTNQDCDDMNFI